DNA sequence from the Prolixibacter sp. SD074 genome:
TAGCCATCAAGGCTGAGTAAACCCTGTTCGTATTTTTTCCTTGCCAGTTTGAGATTATCATGAGAAAGACGATACGTATCGCTTCCGGCCAGGGCAATACTCATCGAGGAATTGTATTTCGAGTATAACGTACTATCGTTAATTGCCGATTTCCGGATCTCTTCCTGATAGGTCGTCATGGCCACTTGCTTATCGATTTTAGCCGCAGCATAACGTGACCTGCTGGAGAACCCGGTAAAAACCGGAATAGAGATGCTAACCCCGATATAATTATTGGGTTGCCAATTGGCAGAAGAAAAAGAGAAAGACAGATTATCCTGAAACTGGTATTTCCCAAAGTATCCGTTTATCCCGATTTTGGGTACGAACGCCGCTTTTGCCTTTTTGGCTTCATAGGCAGACATTTCGCTTTGGAGCCTGAAGTTTTCCAGAAAACGTTGATTCGGAAGCATCTCAGGTTCCGGACCAGTCTGTGAAATTCCCGGTAGGTTACCGCTCAATTCTAATGGTTGAGAAGCATTCAACCCAAGCAATATCTTCAGGTTATTAAAATACTCATCGCGATATTGTTTCGACGATTCCAACTTTTGCTGCACCGTGTTCCGGTTGATCTGAGCTTTATTCACAGCCAATGCATCAACAGTACCCTGTTTGAAGCGATCTTGCGTAAGCCAGAGCAATGTGTCAGCAGTTGCCAAATCGGACCCGCCAATTTCCACAGCCCGTTTAGCGGTTAGCGCTGCAAAGTAAAACTGGGCTATTTGCTTCTTCAGGTTCTGTTCGAAATATGATTTTCCGGCCGTCTTCAGCTCAAGGTTCACCTTCGCAATTTTCGACTGGTAAATAGCCTGCCAGTCGAGAGGTGAATAATTCACGCTTATACCGGCCGAGTAGTTATATTTCTTGCCGAATTTCAGGAAAACGGTTTTGCCGGGCTGTCCCACGATCTCACCGGGAACCGGAGTCTCAGCGATATCGATATTATCCTGCCCGTTTATGCCGGCCGTAATTTTCGGATAAAGAAAACTGTTGGCCTCCCGTTTATTCTTGCCGGCCTGGTCGATCTGCATCTGCTGAATCAGGTTATCGGCATTGTGCGATAATGCGTAGTTCCACACATCATACAATGAACCAAAAGTTTCCTGTGCACTCAGGTGGCCACTCAAACATCCCAGGGCCAGTGCTATGATGATAGACTTTTTCATGGCCCTACCCGGGTCCAAATTTTAGTATCCGTAAAAAGTCCCCTTTTGACGGTCAATTTCAACTCGTTATCGGAAATCACCTTAACCGAGCAATCAGCATATACACCTCGCTTAGGAGCGTATATCGTACCTCCGTTCCATTCGTCACCCGCCCCGGTAAGGCCGGTAATCAGGTTCAGGCCCAGAATAGGCCGGCCCCTTTTCTCCGGATCAGGATTATTCCGATCCCGTTTCGGATGTCCCTGCGGATCATCAGGAGCTGATAGCCAGACGATTTTAGCCGAATAACTGTTGCTGGTTTGATAGAATTCGATTCTGATATTTTGTAAATAATTGGTCCATATACCAGCCAGTTGGTCCCGGGGTTCGTTTGCCTGAGTAGTAAAGGCAAATCCAAGTACGAAAACAGATAGAATAAATTGCTTCATAACCTTTGTACTAATATTAAAATAGTCCGCTCCGGGGGACCAATGACTCCAGTGGGTTACCCGGAGCGGACATGAAAACGATAGCACAAAGATGCAGTCAGATTTTCCCGTTTAAAACGGAAAATCAGGTGAACTGAACAAACAGAAGGGTGAATTGAACCGGCTCAGGCTTGCTCCATCCAACGCATGAAAGGAGATACTTTGAGCCGGCTTACAATTAGCTTTTCGCCAAAAGGGAAAGGCGGCCGAATAACCATCTTACGGTTGAAGTAGGGTTGAATTTTCTGAACGGCCCGGCGACTGATTAACACTTGCCGGTTGATACGGTAAAACTGTTCGGGATCGAGGCTGCTTTCGAGTTCTTCTAAGGTTTTGAAGATTGCATGTTTTTGCTGATCGAAACGGTAGGCATAAACCACCTCGTTTTCGAGGATGAATAATGCAATATCTTCTATAGCAACCGGAATATAACTTTCGCGGTAGCGGATAAGAATCGAAGTTTTGTAGCTTTTCTTTTCCGTGAAAACGTTTTTGAGTGTGTTGAGCATCTCAGTACCATTGCCGAAAGCATTTTTGAGTTTCTCTACTTTAGCAAAAGCAGCCCGGATATCTTCCTCTTTCACCGGTTTCAGAATGTATTCGATGCCATTCGACTTGAATGCCTGAAGCGTGTATTGGTCGAAGGCTGTACAAAAGATGACAGGACAGGCCACTTCAACACGCGAAAAAATTTCGAAGCTTATCCCATCGGCCAACTGGATATCCATGAAGATTAATTCCGGTTGGTTTTCCGGTAAGGATAACCATGCTATGGCCTGCTCAATACTCTGAAGCACGCCCATCACCTGTGCTGCCGGATACACATCACCAATTATTTCACTCAACACATCAGCAGCCTGTGGCTCATCTTCAATAATCAACACCTTCATGTATTCAGTAATTTAAGTTTCACACGGAATATTTCATCGTCGGTATAAATAAAAACTCCATCGGGATAGCCCAGTAATCTATACCGCTGCACCAGGTTCTCCAATCCGTAGCCGGAATGCTCTTCACTGGTTATCTTCGGCTGCAGTTTGTTTTCTACCGTAATGGTTTCGGGAAGCGTACTGAATAATTTTATTTCAAGTGGTTTATCCGGCGATATCATATTATGTTTGATCCCGTTCTCGATAAGGAGCTGCAGACTGAATGTCGGTATCTTCAAACTCATCAATTGCCCTGGCAGATCGATGGAAATGGCCAGCCTCTCACCAAAACGGGCTGAAAGCATGAAAACATAGTCGTTTACAAACTCAAGCTCTTCTTCCAGGGTAACCAAATCCTTTTGCCGTTTATCCAGCAACTGACGGTAAATCTCCGAGAGCGTCATAACAAACTGCTCCGACTTTGGGTCGCCCGAGCGAACCATGGAACGAAGCGTAGATAGTGAGTTGAAAAGGAAATGTGGATTCACCTGTTGGCGCAGAATTTCAAACTGCGAGCGCAGATTCTCCATTTTCAGCATTTGATTTTGCATGGAGATCTCCTGTGCGCGGGCGCTGGAATTCAATGCATATTGGATAATGTAAATCAAACCAATGCTTACTGCTCCCTTCAGCGTTATCAGCCACAGGGCAAAATGATTCTTCAAAGGAACATTACCGGTCTCTTTTAGGATATATATTCCGGAGAGAAGAAAAAGCGAAAGAAGCAGAAGATTACTGCCAATGATAATCAATATTTCCCGAATCCGGGAATGAACGGTTTTTGCTTCGGTAAAGTAAAAAGTCAAAAAAGCATTCACATACCATGCAACCAGCAGAAACAGGAAGGTAACCGGCAAAGTCAGTAAAAGCCGGTTAAAATTCAGGTCATTTTGCTGTTGGCTGTTGATAATAATATTAAACGTAGGAAGAAATGCTGCAAACAGTATGGCAATTCGAAGGTTAGCTATTTTAATGGTACGGTTGATTTTCATGTTCCCGGTTCAATGTTCTGAGATAAACGTAATAATCTTTACTGAAAGCAACCCGTCATTTCTGCATACAATGATATATCTATGATATAAAAAACCGGCGATATATAATACCGCCGGCTACCCTTCATCTCTCAGAATTGATTGAGATACACTGCCCTCCGCACGATTCTTCTGGCACGGGAAACATAAACTTTCCGGTCACAATAACCATCCCCATAATCAATGGTGACCGGTTCGTCTTTCCCAGTCCATGTGATTTCCATCACTCCCTCCAGAATATTTTCACAGGAGCGCGCCACTTTCAACGGCTCCGTAATCGTGTAGGAATAGGAACGTCCAACAGAAGAAGAAACCTCACCGGAACCGGTAAGCAGGAAAACATCATCAACGAGAGCAGGCGTATCGATTCCCTCAATCTGCTGACGAGTACCTGTTTTGGTCTTGCTAATGACTACCCCATTGGCTGTTGTTAAGTCAAAATTGGTTGTTTCGGTATATTCCGGTGCATCTTTTGTTCCGGTATTCTCAACCGATTTACTTCCCGAGATAGAAAATCCTTCCACCGTATAGTTGTTAAAAGCTACGGTATACGACGCCCCGGGGTTCCTGAGCGTATCAGTAATCGTAATCACGATGGAACCCGAACGGGTCAAACCAGTCATACTGACACAGCTGTCACCATAATCAACAGTTATCGTACGAGGAAACGTTCCGTCGTTCGGACTAACTGTTAACGTAAAACAATCGGTACTATCAGTCGACGCAGATTTTAGGCTACTCCCCTGCTGTTCGGATGAGGCAATCGCCTCGTTCACGTCGGCATCAACCGCCTCGTCAATCATATCAGTCGAAGCACTTTCGTTAACCAAATCGACAGTTTCGGCACTTAGCTCTTCATCTGCCGGAGCATTGTCATTGTTGTTGCAAGCGCTCAATGCGACGATACTCAACAACATCGTAAAAGCCATTACATAATTTTTCATTGTTTTCATTATATATGAATTTATTGGTGAGAAAATTGATCTTCTTTCATTTGTTTCAGGATAATCTCCAGTCGCGAAATCCATTGTTGCCGTAGGGTATCGGCTTCTTTTAGCTGGTACTCTGTCAAAATAGATTTCAACTCATCTTTTCGTTTCTGATTCAGCGTTACCAACTCCTTGTTCAACACGGGAACCTCTTCGCCTTTTTCCAAATAAGGCTGAATCATTTGTGCATATTTCAGGTTAACCCGGTAAGCGTTCTCGCTTTGTTTATCATCCAGATTCAACCGGTTCTGCATCACCATCGTGAGCATGTTTGCCCGTGTTTCGGGACTGCGTTGAAAGAATTTTGGAAAACTCACTTTTGTTCCGGGACTAAATCCACTGAAAGCCAGGACCATCATCACGGCAACCAGACTCCATACTACCAAAATACTTTTTGCTTTCATCGATTGTCTTTTTATCGTTTATTTACTCCTTCCGGAGATAGTTTTACTGATTGTTTTGTTCGAACTCTTTAGCTCGCTCCCGAGCCATCTTCCTGAGTTCGCTTTTCTTTTCCTGGTACAAATCGAATTGTTCTTTTGTTAATACCTGTTTCAGTCGCTTATCTTTATCATCAGCTATATCCCTGGCTTTCTTTAACTTGTCAAGTTTTCCCTGAATTGTTTTCACTTCTTCCATTTTCTGAGCATATTCAAGATTCAGTTCCGATACCTTCTCCAACTGCTCGTTAGTTAGCCGAAGATTATCCTTCATCCAGTCGTTTTGTATTTGAGCCCGTTGCCCCGGGGTATAAGTCGTACCGCTGAACTGGGCAAAAGCGCCAATTGAACTGGTCAAAAAAAGCATACTCATTAGAATTATTCTTTTCATTACTGTCATTGATTTTTAAATTCATGGCCAATATATACCTGTCTGTTCAGTCGTTAAAATCTTTTCATCCAACAACCAGCTGCATTCAACCAACGTCATTTTCAATCAACCAAAATCCAGACAGGCTATTATAAAATCCGTGGACGATGAGGATAAAGCGCTTATTTGAAATATCGGGTAAACGAAATGGATATCTGATCATTCCGGGCGCCTTTTAGATACATGTAGGCGTCTGTATTTTTCAGTACATCTTTAAAGCCATACGAGTATTTAATGCTGAGTTTGCTAAAGGGAAAATTAAAGGCAACACCACCAACAAGGCCCAGATCGTATTTTTCAAAATCTCCGTAGCTTAATTCCCCGTATCCGTATGCATTTGGGGTTGTTACATTGAAAGTAGCGTCGAGTAATGTGCTGCCGTAGCCCCCAAAAAGAAAATGGCTAAAACTATTTTTTTCATTGGTTAGAACTGGTACCTTATTGTTATTTCATCGAACAACCATTTGAGTTTTACCAACTACCTCCCGGCTCAATTTTCTACCAATTGACGAATTTTGTCATTGGTTGAAGAATTTAAGTGGTTCGTTTAAGCGGTTCATGCATAAACCTTTATTTTCGTATCATTGTGAAATGAAGAAGTCGCTTGTACATAGCATTATTTGGCTGGTGATAACCTATTTCCTGTTTATGTCATTCTCGCTTTTCCTACCGTTGGGATTGGCATTAGGGCGTACCATCAAAGCGGTGGTTTTGATGGTCGGGTTATTCTACATTGCCGGTTGGGGATTAACAACTCAATTATTAATTCAGCGTAAACACCCTGTTTGGTTCGTCATTTCAGCATTCCTACTCATTTTCTTTTTCTCTGTTTTGCGCTCCCGGATACTCGACTCTTTCCCTGGTCCGTTTATCAATGCTTTTCGCCTGGCACCTGAAACGTATATCATAAGGCCGCGCTTACTACAAGGGACAATTATTCGCAATGGGCATGCTCCATTTATTGCAAGCTTTCTTCTCAATAGTGCGATTCTCATCTTCGCTACACTGCTAAGGCTCTACGAACACAAAGACCAAAAGGAACAGGAAAGTAGGGAGGAACTGCAACACAGCCAGGAAGCCCAGATTCTTTATTTGAAATCCCAGGTCAACCCTCACTTTCTGTTCAATACCCTGAACAACCTCTACGGGCTCACTTATTCCAAATCGGATTTAGCGCCGCAGATGGTTTTGGGACTATCGGATACCATGCGATATATGATTTATGAAACCGAACAGAAACTGGTACCCGTGGAAAAAGAACTCGATTTCATTCACAACTACCTCGACCTGGAAAAAATGCGCCTTTCGCACCCCGAAAATATCCGCACATCCATCCACATCAGTCATCCGCGTTCTTTTATTCCACCGTTAATGCTGCTGCCGTTCATTGAGAACTGCTTTAAGCATGGAGCAATTGGCAAGGAAGACGATGGATGGATTGAGTTGGATATATGGGACGAAGACGAACAGTTTTATTTTGTGTGCAAGAATAATTTTCAAACGGAAAAACCGGGGCAACCAATCCCTCAGGGCAAAACCTCCGGGCTTGGATTGAGTAACGTCAAAAAGAGGTTAGCTCTTATTTTTGGAGACCAATATGAACTTCGAATCATAAAACAGACAGACGAATTCCTGGTTTCCCTGCAATTTCCGGTATTCTCAAAGAAAGACGAATTATGATGTCCCGAATTAAATGCATCGTCATAGATGACGAACCTATCGCCCGTCAATACCTGAGCGATTATGTGGCCAAAATGCCGCAGCTGGAATTAGTTGCAACATTCAGTAAAGCAATGGATGCATATGAATTAATAGAGAATGAAGAAGCCGGCATCGTATTTATTGACATTCAGATGCCGGGTATCACGGGAATTGAGTTCATCCGCACCCTGCAAAAAAAGCCAGCCACCATTTTTACCACGGCCTATTCGGAATATGCCCTGGAAGGATATGACCTCGATGTCGTCGACTATTTGTTGAAACCTATCTCCTTCGAGCGATTTGTAAGAGCTGTGAATAAGGCCATCGACAGAATTGTTACTCCGGAAAATAAAAAGATTTCTGCTGATACAGAAGAAAATACCAGCGCCACAATACCTCGTGATTTCATCTTCGTCAAATCCGGATATAAATCCGAAAAAGTGAACATCAGCGATATTATGTATGTGGAAGGCATGAAGGAATACGTGGTGATACACACTCGAGATAAAAAATACACAAAGTTGGACCGCATGAAAAATATTGAAAACTTACTGAATGGACAAGGCTTCATTCGTATCCACAAATCATATATTGTGTCCATTAAAAATATCAATGCGGTTTTCGGAAATACCATTGAAGTACAAGGCATCAAACTTCCCTTAGGACGAAGCTTCAAAGAAAACGTTGAAACCACACTGGGAATGAACGAATAAGTTTCCTGACAAAGAAATTGACACGGTTGTCAAAGTTTTTGATAAACCCCGCCATTCCACAACACATTCTATCTAATTATTAATTACAACCCGTTGGCAAAGCTGGAAAGCGGCCACACGAAACCCGGTAGAAAGTTTGAGGTATGAATAAACCAGAGAGCTCATTTTACTCCCTTTTTTTAGCTCAGTGGGTTTAATCCCCAGCTACTTGCAGCGGGGAGATTCATTATATTTTTCTATAACTGCCAGTCGTTGTTGTTTTTGGCTTTGTTTTTCACCGGTACCGTTCCCAGATGCCCGGCGAAGTTGCGAACCAATTCTTTCACCGAACCGTCTTCCTTCAACCCGAAGCGGCTGATACTGGTGTTTTTCGGTGTATCCCATTGGTAGTAAGAATCAGGGTCGAGGTTGTGCAGCACCGTCCAGAAAGCACGGATTAAACCTCCGTGGCTCATGGCAAAAACCTTTTGTCCTTCATTCTTTTCCTTTATCAGCTTAATGAAGGCTTCTGCACGCACAATCAAATCTTCCGAGGTTTCGGCTCCTTCCGGTAAATCCATCCCATCCCAGTTATTCGGAAACGGCTTTCCCTGCCATCCCGCAAGGTAACGTTCGCGTAAAAGCGGTTCAGGAATAATCTCTTCCCCGGGGTGAAACCGGAGTACTTCTTCCGTCGTCTTCATTGTCCGTCGCAGGTCGCTGGAATAGATCACATCGAATTCTTCATTCTTTAAATATCCAGCTAAAGCTTTAGCCTGCATCATTCCGTCTTCGCTAAGTGTCCCGGGGGTTTGTCCCTGGCAAATGCCCTGCACATTCTCAACCGTCTCTCCATGTCTAATCAGCCAAAAATCAATCATCCCTTCTCCTTTTTTAGCCAACAAAAATCAGTCCGCGGTTACTTCCGGTAATACTGCGGCCGCCTTGGGGCGTTACCACGAAAGTATTCTCCGTTCCCACCATACCAACTCCTTCGATACCTTTCTTCGGTTCAACGGCAAAAACCATATTCTCCACCAACGGGGCCTTAAAACCTTTTGCCAGCACGGGATATTCGTCTACCGTTAAGCCGACTCCGTGCCCCAGAAACTTCACCTGCCGGGTTCCGAAGCCCATAAAGTTCCGTTTAAATTCCGGAGTTAAATTATTCATGATGGTTTCATAAATATTCTCGGGAATGGCGCCCGGCTTTAACATTTCGGCCACCCGATCGTGTATGTCGGCACACTGCTGATGAATAGCTATCACTTCTTTGGGTAACCGTTCTCCGAACATGTACGTCATGGTTTTGTCGGAATGGTATCCGTTTATTCCGAATCCCATATCAATAAATACCAGGTCGCCTTTCTTCAGTTTCCGGTCACGGTTTCCGAAGCTGGTCACAGCAGCATTCAGTCCGCGGTTTCCTCCCGGTCCGTCGAAGTTGGTCGGGTACAAGGAATTTTCGCCAAACGACAATTGGGCAACCGCCACATCGGTATCGTGCATGGCGAAACGGGCGATTCCCTGGTGCCCTTCCTTCACCATTACCTCGTAGAGCTCAGCAGCCAGGTCGGTCTCGGCCATTCCTTCGCGCAGTATTTCCGGTACGATATCTTCCAGTACCTTCCGGTGATATGTTCCGGCCTGTTCGATAAAATGCAGTTCCCACTGACTCTTTACCGATCGGGCCTGCGCAATCTGAAAATCAATCGATTGGTACGAACTGCACCGAAAATGCTTTTGAAAACGCTGATACATGGCCAAAGGCACAAACTCGGTTTCGAGGTGCACTTCGCCGGGCAACTGCGAATACGCCTGCGCGGCATCGCGATAGCTGTTCATGGGTTCAATAACCGGAAATTCCGATTCACCGAGGGTCCGTTCATATCCCTTTCGCGCCCATAACGTAGCATCCTTGCCACGCTCGATGACCAACATACCTTCCGGCATGGAACCGGTGAAATACAAGAGGTTTATTTTACTAAAGACGACAGCCATTCCCCAACCAGGATGTTGTTGATCCATGATTTGACGAAACGTCTTCATCCGTGCATTCAGTTCCGAAATGGGTGTTTTTTCGTTCATAAAAAATTGCTTTAAACAACAAAAATAAGGGATTGACGCCAAAAGAAAGGATGAAAGCCCGACCAATTGCCCAACGTTAATTTTGTGTGAACTTCCTTTTCCCGGGCCAGGGCGCCCAATAACGGTTACTGTCAGCCGTTGCGCCGGAAAATCATTGCTGCGCTTTCAGCTGTTCGAGCACCTCACGGTAGTGTTGCATATCTTTGTTATCCGGTTCTGCCAGACGGTAAATCATAAGTATTTTCTCCAGGTGAGGAATATCTTCCTGCCCGGCCAGCTGTTTGGCGTATGAATAACAAACAATTCCCAGGAAACCGCCCAGCCGCTTGTAAGCCATGCGCCGCATCGTATTGGGTTCCGTAGCCATTTTCCCATGCAAAGCCGAAATCTCCTTCTTCCACCAGTTTTCATCCTTCGAAAACAGGGACTGAAGATATACCTGTCGCCGGTTAAACTCGAACTGCAAACTGGCAGTTAACTGCGATAGTTGTTCCTGGTAAGCAGGTTTGTTGGTCAGTTCATTCGTCAAGACACTAAAAGAACCAACTTTCTCAAATGCTCCCACCGAAGCCATGTTGCGACTTGTGCAAGCAGCCTGCAGCAACTCTCCCGCCCCGGCCAACGAATCGATTCGTGTCTGTTGCCCTTTCACAAATGTGGCAATCTCCTGCTTCGAAGCCTCCTTGTTCGACGAAGCTGACAATCGGAACCAGCCAAACACACTGGTTAACCTGCGTTTTGCCGGCCAGGCATGCGAAGCCTCGGTGAGTACGATATGAACATGGGAAGGCGTGTTCTCCGGTTTCAGAATGTACTGAACCATTTCCGGAAAATTAAAATCGTCCATCCCAATGAGGCCCGTAACCGGGCAATGGATGGCAGCCAATTGATCGGGACTGGCAAAAGCACCACAGGCCATTACCCCGTCAACCGGATGATTCGCCGCATACCCCAACATCATTCGCGCCCCTCCGGAGAAACCAGCCAGGTAAATTTGCTTTCCTACCGGGAAACGCTTTTGAACATCAGCAATGATTTCATTCAGCTCGGACAAGTAGTTTGGGCCATCATTTGTAATGAGATTAGAGGCGACCAGCACCGCCGGATATACTGAAGCCGCTTCTTTCAAATGCTCCATCGCCGTTTGCCCCGAGCCATGTGGATCGATGGCTACCAGCAACGGCAGCCGGGTGTCCGCTGACCGGTGGGCAGGGACATACACCTCGTAGGTATGTTTAGGGTTCGACCGGCACGAATCGGTTCCCTCAACTGCCGCTACCGGTTTGCTGCTTTTATGGGTTGACTGGCAGGCAAAAGTAAACCCAGAAAGGGTAAATGCTAAAAATAACTGGACAACAGAAACTGGACGCATAATTCTCATCATGAATTTTTCGATGGATAAAGGTAATCATATAGGCAGGAATCCAAATTATCAGCAATCCTTGCAGGAAGTAGTCAAAGACATTTTCATAAAAACCTACCGGAAAATTACATACTTCATCCCTACACTTTATCAAACAGGCACTTAGGTTTTGGAATTTTAATCCTGATTATTTTATAAATTAGCAATTATAATCAAAGTATAATAACTAAACCTTTCTATCAAAACCATGGCACTTCAATACAAAGTCATCTCTACCATTAAGCGTGGACAAGCTGAGGCTAACGAAAGAATCTGGTCCCCAAAGCTAACCGGTTCCCGTAAAATCAACCTTCGACAAGTCGCCGAGATATTGACACAACGCTCGACTGCATCGGAAGCCGACGTTCATCTGGTATTAATGGGACTGGTGGATCTACTGCCCGAGTTATTGCTCGACGGCAATACAGTAAAAATCGATGAATTCGGTTCCTTTCGGTTGCATGCAAAAGTAACCACTGAAGGCACTCCCGACAAAGTCACATCGCGCAACATACGCGATTTACGAATCAGCTTTCTTCCTGATAAGCGAATAAAAACGGCTCTAAAACGCGCGGTTTTCAAGAAGAAAAGAGAATAAGTCACCGTTTCCGGCTACGGGAGAAAATTCGTACGCCCATTAAAATGAAAACGATGCCGGCCAGCCACAACACGACCACATTATCAGTGATGGACTGTCCTCCGGAAAAGAAAATGTAAAACCCGAGTACAGCCAGCAGGCCGCCAATGGTAAAATTGACTATGGCATAATTCTTCGAACTCCGCGGAACATAAATCCAGTGGGGGTACGTTCCGCCGGTAAAATAGCCGTCCACATACATCTTGCTAATCCATTCGAGGTGCTGGTCGATGTAACTTCCTGTTTCAGTTTGCTTGTCCATTTTACTGATTTGCCACGGTTCGGCAGGCATATTCCGGAAAGCTGCATAGTTGGGTGATAACTTTTGCAATGCTCCCAGGCTTTCGTCGGAAGCAATCAAATCCTCCCACTTTACATTCCGCACAAAGTCGCTTTCGCTGCGGATAGCATCGCGGCCCAGCAGGAACAGTTCACCCCGGGGCGTACGATAGGCAAAGGTGACCGGTTTCTTCTCTTGCGCCACATGATACGTGGTAATAAAGGGCGATATGGAACGCATGATTTTCATCGCAGCTTTTTTGGGTTCTCTCACCAACTGCTACGAGTCGGGACGACTGAAAGGTTTCAGGTTATACCTTAAAAAACTACGAAAGAGAACTTTTCCAAAGAGTTTCAAACTCAAGAACCGGCTGGGTTTGGTCGCCCACTGCCGGTATTTGTTTCGGCCCACACGACGATAACAGCAACAGGGCCAGCAGATAAAAGAGGTTTCTCTTCATATGAATCAACAGTTGTTTGGTTTTATGATAATATTGAGTCTGCTCCGAAAAGTCTGAGTTCATTGATTTTCAACTTCTTTACCCCTGATCCCTAAAGGGGAACTCGCTGAAAATCAATGAATTCTTCAAGGTCCCCTTCAGGGGTCCGATACTTCGGAATAGGGGTTTTTGACTTTTCGGAGTGGACTCATTACAATTCAAAATCGAGTTTCCGTACCAGTTCGATGCCTTCCGGAGTGACTTCGGCCTGCATGGGAATAATCTCTACGCCTTGGCGGTATGCTTCACG
Encoded proteins:
- a CDS encoding TolC family protein; protein product: MKKSIIIALALGCLSGHLSAQETFGSLYDVWNYALSHNADNLIQQMQIDQAGKNKREANSFLYPKITAGINGQDNIDIAETPVPGEIVGQPGKTVFLKFGKKYNYSAGISVNYSPLDWQAIYQSKIAKVNLELKTAGKSYFEQNLKKQIAQFYFAALTAKRAVEIGGSDLATADTLLWLTQDRFKQGTVDALAVNKAQINRNTVQQKLESSKQYRDEYFNNLKILLGLNASQPLELSGNLPGISQTGPEPEMLPNQRFLENFRLQSEMSAYEAKKAKAAFVPKIGINGYFGKYQFQDNLSFSFSSANWQPNNYIGVSISIPVFTGFSSRSRYAAAKIDKQVAMTTYQEEIRKSAINDSTLYSKYNSSMSIALAGSDTYRLSHDNLKLARKKYEQGLLSLDGYLNVFDDYLSAENQYLNNLSEFLTQKAVIESRK
- a CDS encoding DUF2147 domain-containing protein, with the protein product MKQFILSVFVLGFAFTTQANEPRDQLAGIWTNYLQNIRIEFYQTSNSYSAKIVWLSAPDDPQGHPKRDRNNPDPEKRGRPILGLNLITGLTGAGDEWNGGTIYAPKRGVYADCSVKVISDNELKLTVKRGLFTDTKIWTRVGP
- a CDS encoding LytTR family DNA-binding domain-containing protein — translated: MKVLIIEDEPQAADVLSEIIGDVYPAAQVMGVLQSIEQAIAWLSLPENQPELIFMDIQLADGISFEIFSRVEVACPVIFCTAFDQYTLQAFKSNGIEYILKPVKEEDIRAAFAKVEKLKNAFGNGTEMLNTLKNVFTEKKSYKTSILIRYRESYIPVAIEDIALFILENEVVYAYRFDQQKHAIFKTLEELESSLDPEQFYRINRQVLISRRAVQKIQPYFNRKMVIRPPFPFGEKLIVSRLKVSPFMRWMEQA
- a CDS encoding sensor histidine kinase, which gives rise to MKINRTIKIANLRIAILFAAFLPTFNIIINSQQQNDLNFNRLLLTLPVTFLFLLVAWYVNAFLTFYFTEAKTVHSRIREILIIIGSNLLLLSLFLLSGIYILKETGNVPLKNHFALWLITLKGAVSIGLIYIIQYALNSSARAQEISMQNQMLKMENLRSQFEILRQQVNPHFLFNSLSTLRSMVRSGDPKSEQFVMTLSEIYRQLLDKRQKDLVTLEEELEFVNDYVFMLSARFGERLAISIDLPGQLMSLKIPTFSLQLLIENGIKHNMISPDKPLEIKLFSTLPETITVENKLQPKITSEEHSGYGLENLVQRYRLLGYPDGVFIYTDDEIFRVKLKLLNT
- a CDS encoding sensor histidine kinase, translating into MKKSLVHSIIWLVITYFLFMSFSLFLPLGLALGRTIKAVVLMVGLFYIAGWGLTTQLLIQRKHPVWFVISAFLLIFFFSVLRSRILDSFPGPFINAFRLAPETYIIRPRLLQGTIIRNGHAPFIASFLLNSAILIFATLLRLYEHKDQKEQESREELQHSQEAQILYLKSQVNPHFLFNTLNNLYGLTYSKSDLAPQMVLGLSDTMRYMIYETEQKLVPVEKELDFIHNYLDLEKMRLSHPENIRTSIHISHPRSFIPPLMLLPFIENCFKHGAIGKEDDGWIELDIWDEDEQFYFVCKNNFQTEKPGQPIPQGKTSGLGLSNVKKRLALIFGDQYELRIIKQTDEFLVSLQFPVFSKKDEL
- a CDS encoding LytTR family DNA-binding domain-containing protein, whose protein sequence is MMSRIKCIVIDDEPIARQYLSDYVAKMPQLELVATFSKAMDAYELIENEEAGIVFIDIQMPGITGIEFIRTLQKKPATIFTTAYSEYALEGYDLDVVDYLLKPISFERFVRAVNKAIDRIVTPENKKISADTEENTSATIPRDFIFVKSGYKSEKVNISDIMYVEGMKEYVVIHTRDKKYTKLDRMKNIENLLNGQGFIRIHKSYIVSIKNINAVFGNTIEVQGIKLPLGRSFKENVETTLGMNE
- a CDS encoding histidine phosphatase family protein — protein: MIDFWLIRHGETVENVQGICQGQTPGTLSEDGMMQAKALAGYLKNEEFDVIYSSDLRRTMKTTEEVLRFHPGEEIIPEPLLRERYLAGWQGKPFPNNWDGMDLPEGAETSEDLIVRAEAFIKLIKEKNEGQKVFAMSHGGLIRAFWTVLHNLDPDSYYQWDTPKNTSISRFGLKEDGSVKELVRNFAGHLGTVPVKNKAKNNNDWQL
- a CDS encoding Xaa-Pro peptidase family protein → MNEKTPISELNARMKTFRQIMDQQHPGWGMAVVFSKINLLYFTGSMPEGMLVIERGKDATLWARKGYERTLGESEFPVIEPMNSYRDAAQAYSQLPGEVHLETEFVPLAMYQRFQKHFRCSSYQSIDFQIAQARSVKSQWELHFIEQAGTYHRKVLEDIVPEILREGMAETDLAAELYEVMVKEGHQGIARFAMHDTDVAVAQLSFGENSLYPTNFDGPGGNRGLNAAVTSFGNRDRKLKKGDLVFIDMGFGINGYHSDKTMTYMFGERLPKEVIAIHQQCADIHDRVAEMLKPGAIPENIYETIMNNLTPEFKRNFMGFGTRQVKFLGHGVGLTVDEYPVLAKGFKAPLVENMVFAVEPKKGIEGVGMVGTENTFVVTPQGGRSITGSNRGLIFVG
- a CDS encoding HU family DNA-binding protein gives rise to the protein MALQYKVISTIKRGQAEANERIWSPKLTGSRKINLRQVAEILTQRSTASEADVHLVLMGLVDLLPELLLDGNTVKIDEFGSFRLHAKVTTEGTPDKVTSRNIRDLRISFLPDKRIKTALKRAVFKKKRE